A portion of the Sabethes cyaneus chromosome 3, idSabCyanKW18_F2, whole genome shotgun sequence genome contains these proteins:
- the LOC128739636 gene encoding elongation of very long chain fatty acids protein AAEL008004-like, with protein sequence MALVLRRVFDGYRCFMTEYRDARSIELPLAGSPWPVISIVSIYLFVVLKLGPELMQHRKAFDLKHLIRAYNAVQVIANGALFLIIVYLLSIRKNFSYLCQPVNYTQSREGYEEMFMAYCYFLLKVLDLADTVFFVLRKKQSHVSFLHVYHHAVMVLVTYLAFIFVPGGQTVMLGIWNTLVHAVMYFYYFVASYGNQYSIWWKKYITLLQLVQFVHLGLHFGIPALFGMNCGFPRFWLWIGFLQAAFILTMFADFYVQSYVKKRKLNHKA encoded by the exons ATGGCGCTTGTCCTCCGCCGGGTATTCGATGGCTATCGTTGTTTTATGACAGAGTATCGAG ATGCCAGAAGCATTGAACTACCTTTGGCGGGCTCACCATGGCCCGTTATATCGATAGTGTCCATTTATTTGTTTGTGGTTCTTAAACTGGGACCCGAATTGATGCAGCACCGGAAAGCGTTTGATCTTAAACATTTAATTCGGGCTTACAACGCAGTACAGGTGATAGCCAATGGGGCACTGTTCCTGATAATt GTCTACCTCTTATCGATTAGAAAAAATTTCTCCTACCTCTGCCAGCCAGTTAACTACACGCAGTCTCGTGAAGGCTATGAGGAGATGTTTATGGCTTATTGCTACTTTCTTCTAAAAGTGTTAGATCTTGCAGATACAGTATTTTTCGTGCTTCGTAAGAAACAATCGCACGTTTCCTTCCTACACGTGTACCATCATGCCGTCATGGTATTGGTAACCTATTTGGCGTTTATTTTTGTACCAG GAGGACAAACCGTCATGTTGGGCATTTGGAATACGTTAGTTCACGCGGTAATGTACTTCTACTACTTCGTCGCATCCTACGGCAATCAATATTCCATCTGGTGGAAAAAGTACATAACCCTTCTGCAATTGGTGCAGTTCGTCCATCTGGGCCTTCATTTCGGAATTCCGGCACTGTTCGGTATGAACTGTGGATTTCCCCGTTTCTGGCTCTGGATCGGCTTTCTGCAGGCCGCATTCATACTCACCATGTTTGCCGACTTTTACGTCCAATCGTATgtgaaaaaacgaaaattaaacCATAAGGCCTAA